A stretch of the Acanthopagrus latus isolate v.2019 chromosome 9, fAcaLat1.1, whole genome shotgun sequence genome encodes the following:
- the mid1ip1a gene encoding mid1-interacting protein 1A, with the protein MMQLELEPSSTQKNSLFNAMNRFIGAVNNMDQTVMVPSLLRDVPLEEDREMMGSLKSDDEEEGDMYSYYQLLKSIRRDIEWGVRCAAADERLKEGMKITRMNSSTSTSSSASFSSEEDEESEDEDLKAQFQYHLTGLQGVLSKLTVQANSLTRRYKKEIGIGGWGQ; encoded by the coding sequence ATGATGCAGCTCGAGCTCGAGCCTTCCTCCACCCAGAAAAACTCCCTCTTCAACGCCATGAACCGCTTCATCGGCGCCGTGAACAACATGGACCAGACCGTCATGGTGCCCAGCCTGCTGCGGGACGTCCcgctggaggaggacagggagatGATGGGCTCCCTGAAGTCggacgacgaggaggagggggacatGTACAGCTACTACCAGCTGCTCAAGTCCATCCGCAGGGACATCGAGTGGGGCGTCAGGTGCGCCGCGGCCGACGAGCGGCTCAAGGAGGGCATGAAGATCACCCGCATGAACTCGTCCACGTCCACCTCGTCGTCCGCGTCGTTTTCATCCGAGGAGGACGAAGAGTCGGAGGACGAGGACCTGAAGGCGCAGTTCCAGTACCACCTGACCGGGCTCCAAGGGGTCCTGTCCAAGCTCACGGTCCAAGCCAACTCGCTCACCAGGCGCTACAAGAAGGAGATCGGTATCGGAGGATGGGGCCAGTAA